The genome window TATTCGTGCTCGCTGCGGTAATGCAGGTTTTTTCCACCCAAAAACGACTGGCTGGGAATGAGCAGCGTCACTTTGGTCGGTACGGTCCCCTCGGCGGCCAGGGCGGCGTTGACCTGCATCCGGGCAAAGGGGGGCCAACTACGTTTCAAAAGGGCGTTGAGCTGGGCCGAAAGGTCGCTGAACTCGCGATATTGGGCGGGGATGGCTTGCCCTCGCGGCGTAAAGGTTTGCACCTGATAGGTGATGTAGGGGCTTTGAAAGACGCGCTGCGGAACAGGATCCGCGTCCCCTTCGGCGTTAGCGGCGGAAGGAGCGGGGGTGTTTTCAAATTGGCCCGTCAGCAAAAATTTTCGCGCGGGATCGGTGGTTTTTTCCGCTAGCAGTTTAAGATCGACGCAAAATTTTTCCAATTGCGCCGGGGTGATTTCGGCTTTGACGCCTCGTTGTTTATCCAGCAAAATAATTCGCCCCAATCGCGGCGCGTAAAGCGTGATTTCCGAACCTTGTTCTTGAAAATCATAGATTTGCCCGCCGCGAAAAATTGTCAGGTTTTCGGCAAATGGTGTTTCGTCTTTTCCTTGGTAAACGCGCGAATCCACGCGAAAATCATCCGCCTGTGCGTAAACCGCCACGCCCAACCAAAGCGCGAACAGCAACAGACCGCGCCGCGGGGGGAACCAAGTTTGGGGAATCGCTGTCGACATAATTGCCGCCTGGAGGATAATAAAGGGGAGACAACCGGACGCGGGGCCGTCCGGGCCGCGCTGCAATGCCGGGCCAAACTGTACTAAGGGTCGATTGTTGACGTCAAGCACGTTTTTTTGCCAGCGCTGGCCCTGCGCGTGCTAGCACCATCGAGACAAGCGTTATCAGTCGGCGAGGCGCGCATGGTCCGCCGGCCCAGCTTATCACATTTGCCACTTTTCCATTCCCGCACATGTACCTCAAACGGATTTTGGTTACCGGCGGAGCGGGCTTTCTGGGTTCGCATTTGTGCGAACGGTTATTAGACCAGGGACATGATGTTATCTGTCTGGATAATTTTTTTACCAGCCAAAAGTCCAACGTCGCGCACCTGTTGCCACGGCCAAATTTTGAGCTCATCCGCCATGATATCACCATTCCCATCTGGCTAGAGGTCGACCAAATCTATAATCTGGCTTGCCCCGCAGCGCCGGGACATTATCAATTTAATCCCATCAAGACCATGAAAACGTCGGTCATGGGGGCGATCAATCTGCTTGGCATGGCCAAGCGCTGCCGGGCCAAGTACCTGCAGGCCAGCACCAGCGAAGTCTATGGCGATCCCGAAATCCATCCCCAGGTGGAATCGTATCGCGGCTCGGTCAATCCCATCGGTCCGCGGGCCTGTTATGACGAGGGAAAACGGGCCGCCGAGGCCCTCTGCATGGATTATCACCGCATGAACGGCGTGCGGGTCTGCATCCCGCGCATCTTTAACACGTATGGCCCCCGCATGCATCCCTATGATGGGCGGGTCGTGTCAAACTTTATTCGCCAGGCAGTCGCGGGAGAATCAATCACCATTTTTGGCGACGGGCTGCAAACCCGCTCGTTTTGTTATCGGGATGATCTGGTCGAGGGACTCATCCGCCTGATGAACTGCGAAACGGACTATGCGGGACCGGTCAACCTGGGCAATCCCGGCGAATTCACGATCAAGGAATTGGCGGAACTGGTGGGGGAACTGTTGGGCCGGCCCCTCAAGCTGATCCACCAACCCCGGCCGATCGACGATCCCGCGCGTCGGCAGCCGGATATCTCGCTGGCCAAACGCCTGCTCAACTGGGAACCGCGGGTCACTTTGCGCGAGGGGTTGCGGCAGACGATTCAATATTTTCAGGCGTTGGATTTGCGGTTGTATCGACCTCCTTCGCCAAATTTTTAGTAAATTTTTCCCGCCAATTATAGCGCAGGCGCTTCCAATTGGTGGACATGCGCGGCAGGGGTATCCCCGGGGGCGTGGTCGACGAAAGCCAATCCGGTCCCGTCCGCCATATGAGCCAGACCACTAGCAATCCGCTGATAATACCGGCCACGTCAA of Pirellulales bacterium contains these proteins:
- a CDS encoding UDP-glucuronic acid decarboxylase family protein gives rise to the protein MYLKRILVTGGAGFLGSHLCERLLDQGHDVICLDNFFTSQKSNVAHLLPRPNFELIRHDITIPIWLEVDQIYNLACPAAPGHYQFNPIKTMKTSVMGAINLLGMAKRCRAKYLQASTSEVYGDPEIHPQVESYRGSVNPIGPRACYDEGKRAAEALCMDYHRMNGVRVCIPRIFNTYGPRMHPYDGRVVSNFIRQAVAGESITIFGDGLQTRSFCYRDDLVEGLIRLMNCETDYAGPVNLGNPGEFTIKELAELVGELLGRPLKLIHQPRPIDDPARRQPDISLAKRLLNWEPRVTLREGLRQTIQYFQALDLRLYRPPSPNF